TATAGCAGGAGGACATTGGGCAATAGAAAGTTATCATTGGATATTGGATGTAACATTTAGAGAAGCTGTAAATAAGACATTAAACAAAAATGCGGCTAGAAACTTAAATATTCTAAGAAAATTGTCAATATCAATACTGGAAGAGCTACCATTTAGAAAGAAATTTAGCAGAAGAATAAGAAGATATATTATATCGCTAGATGTAAGGAGATATTTAAAATTATTTTTTGATATATAGAAATGTTAGTGTAAAAAAATTGGTTAAATACAAAGAAATGGTTTAAAATATTCATGCGTTTGTCGTGTACTATTGCTAGGGCAATCGCATGTTAAAATTTTCATTTTTCAGTTGTCAAGGGACAGTTAAAGAGAGAGATTACCAGGTTTTCAATATTTTTTACGTCATATTGATAGTTGGCCAATCTTCTTTTTAATGTCAAATGTTTCAATTTCTCATCAAATTTTGTTAAATTGTAGCAAAATTTCCTTACCGTCGAAAAATTTATTATTGCATTGTCCTTTTTACTCAGAGATAAATCTTCCCTGAAGTGAACATCCAGTACCCAATGAAGACTG
The window above is part of the Leptotrichia trevisanii DSM 22070 genome. Proteins encoded here:
- a CDS encoding ISAs1 family transposase, with translation NLKSIIMVENYRETGDDETRGKRYYISDLELSAEEFLKIIREHWEIENSLHWVLDVHFREDLSLSKKDNAIINFSTVRKFCYNLTKFDEKLKHLTLKRRLANYQYDVKNIENLVISLFNCPLTTEK